One window of the Peptacetobacter hiranonis genome contains the following:
- the rbfA gene encoding 30S ribosome-binding factor RbfA, which yields MTSYNRTRRISEEIKKIIGQMLINGIKDPRITSMISVTDVDVTNDLRYAFVYVSLLGGNEEESLAGLKSAAGYIRREVGKKVKLRYIPEIMFKVDDSIERGMYMDSLIKKVQEHDMENSKEVEEDEE from the coding sequence ATGACATCATATAATAGAACAAGAAGAATATCAGAAGAAATAAAAAAAATAATAGGGCAGATGTTAATAAACGGAATAAAAGACCCTAGAATAACATCTATGATAAGTGTTACAGATGTAGATGTTACTAATGACTTAAGATATGCGTTTGTATATGTTAGTTTATTAGGTGGAAATGAAGAAGAATCTCTTGCTGGATTAAAAAGTGCAGCAGGCTATATAAGAAGAGAAGTTGGTAAAAAAGTAAAACTTAGATACATACCTGAAATAATGTTTAAAGTAGATGACTCTATAGAAAGAGGTATGTATATGGATAGTCTGATTAAAAAAGTTCAGGAACACGATATGGAAAACAGCAAAGAGGTAGAAGAAGATGAAGAGTAA
- the infB gene encoding translation initiation factor IF-2 codes for MSTRVDQLAKELKISNEELINKLKAFDIEVTSEEDVLEGEEFELAYEMIKEEVIAERGNVISLSGKITVQDLANEMGKTVSEVIKELMMMGTMATINQEISFEIASLVATKFGFELTTADDSETEDEIEKLMEIEEDKEEDLKPRPPVVTVMGHVDHGKTSLLDAIRKTNVTKGEAGGITQHIGASEVKINGQKIVFLDTPGHEAFTSMRARGAQVTDIAILVVAADDGIMPQTVEAINHAKAAEVPLIVAINKIDKDGANPDRVKQELSEHGLLVEDWGGDVIAVPVSAKKNIGIDHLLEMVLLVAEMEELKANPDKRAVGTVIEAQLDKGRGPVATVLVQGGTLRVGDPIVAGVASGKVRAMINSKGKRVKVAGPSTAVEILGLSDVPQGGDQFVEVPSDKVARSIAEKRQQQQREEMLKSSQRLSLDDLFNQMNDGLKELNIVIKADVQGSVQAVKQSLERLSNDEVQVKAIHGGVGAITETDVLLAAASNAIIIGFNVRPVSGAESLAEKENVDMRTYTIIYKAIEDIQAAMCGMLDPDIVDEDTGKAEIRETYRISGVGTVAGCYVTNGKIYRNCKARIVRDGIIVHECELAALRRFKDDVKEVAEGYECGMSFVNYNDIKEGDIVEAYITKEVERTL; via the coding sequence GTGTCAACAAGAGTAGACCAGTTAGCAAAGGAATTAAAAATATCGAATGAGGAGCTTATAAATAAATTAAAAGCTTTCGATATAGAAGTAACAAGTGAAGAAGATGTTCTTGAAGGAGAAGAGTTTGAACTTGCTTACGAAATGATAAAAGAAGAAGTAATAGCTGAAAGAGGAAATGTAATATCTCTTAGCGGAAAAATAACTGTACAGGATTTAGCTAATGAAATGGGTAAAACTGTATCAGAAGTAATAAAAGAGCTTATGATGATGGGTACAATGGCAACAATAAACCAGGAAATAAGCTTCGAAATAGCATCATTAGTTGCTACTAAATTCGGATTTGAATTAACTACAGCAGATGATAGTGAAACAGAAGATGAAATAGAAAAATTAATGGAAATAGAAGAAGATAAAGAGGAAGATTTAAAACCTAGACCACCAGTTGTAACAGTTATGGGACACGTTGACCACGGTAAAACTTCTTTACTAGATGCAATAAGAAAAACAAACGTAACAAAAGGTGAAGCCGGTGGTATAACTCAGCACATAGGGGCTTCAGAAGTTAAAATAAACGGACAGAAAATAGTATTCTTAGATACACCAGGGCACGAAGCTTTCACATCAATGAGAGCAAGAGGTGCTCAGGTTACAGATATAGCTATACTAGTTGTTGCAGCAGATGACGGTATAATGCCTCAGACAGTAGAAGCAATAAACCATGCTAAAGCAGCAGAAGTTCCACTAATAGTTGCTATAAACAAAATAGATAAAGACGGAGCAAACCCAGATAGAGTTAAACAGGAATTATCTGAACATGGACTTCTTGTTGAAGACTGGGGTGGAGATGTTATAGCAGTTCCAGTTTCAGCTAAGAAAAATATAGGAATAGACCACTTACTAGAAATGGTTCTATTAGTTGCAGAAATGGAAGAATTAAAAGCTAACCCAGATAAGAGAGCTGTTGGTACAGTAATAGAAGCACAGCTTGATAAAGGTAGAGGACCAGTTGCTACAGTACTTGTTCAGGGTGGTACTCTAAGAGTTGGAGATCCAATAGTAGCAGGTGTTGCAAGTGGTAAAGTTAGAGCAATGATAAACTCAAAAGGTAAGAGAGTTAAAGTTGCTGGACCATCTACTGCAGTTGAAATACTTGGACTTTCTGATGTTCCACAGGGTGGAGACCAGTTCGTTGAGGTTCCAAGTGATAAAGTTGCTAGAAGTATAGCAGAAAAAAGACAGCAGCAGCAGAGAGAAGAAATGTTAAAATCAAGCCAGAGATTATCTCTTGATGATTTATTCAACCAGATGAATGATGGATTAAAAGAATTAAATATAGTTATAAAAGCAGACGTTCAGGGTTCTGTTCAGGCAGTTAAACAGTCATTAGAAAGATTATCTAATGATGAAGTACAGGTTAAAGCTATACACGGTGGTGTTGGTGCAATAACTGAAACAGACGTACTTCTTGCAGCTGCATCTAATGCAATAATAATAGGATTCAACGTTAGACCAGTATCTGGTGCTGAATCACTAGCTGAAAAAGAAAACGTAGATATGAGAACATACACAATAATATACAAAGCTATAGAAGATATACAGGCTGCTATGTGTGGTATGCTTGATCCAGATATAGTTGATGAAGACACAGGTAAAGCAGAAATAAGAGAAACTTATAGAATATCTGGTGTTGGTACAGTTGCTGGATGTTACGTAACAAACGGTAAAATATACAGAAACTGTAAAGCTAGAATAGTAAGAGACGGTATAATAGTTCATGAATGTGAATTAGCTGCTCTTAGAAGATTCAAAGACGATGTTAAAGAAGTTGCAGAAGGATATGAATGTGGTATGAGCTTCGTAAACTATAACGACATAAAAGAAGGAGATATAGTAGAAGCATACATAACTAAAGAGGTTGAAAGAACATTATAA
- a CDS encoding L7Ae/L30e/S12e/Gadd45 family ribosomal protein, translating into MNNMSKKRVMSLLGLATRARKVVSGDDTTLQDLKKGKVDLVIVATDASDNTKKLFRDKSSFRNIKMVEYGTKEEIGSAIGKDFRAVIGIEDKGFAKKIVELIEEI; encoded by the coding sequence ATGAATAATATGTCTAAAAAAAGAGTAATGTCACTATTAGGTCTAGCTACTAGAGCTAGAAAGGTTGTATCAGGAGATGATACGACTCTTCAAGATTTAAAAAAAGGAAAAGTAGATTTAGTTATTGTTGCTACTGATGCATCAGACAATACTAAAAAGCTTTTTAGAGATAAATCATCTTTTAGAAATATTAAGATGGTTGAATACGGAACAAAGGAAGAAATTGGAAGCGCAATAGGTAAAGATTTTCGTGCTGTTATAGGTATAGAGGATAAAGGTTTTGCGAAGAAGATAGTAGAATTGATAGAAGAAATTTAA
- the rnpM gene encoding RNase P modulator RnpM produces MQKVKKVPQRKCIACQERDSKKGLIRIVKNKEGEIFLDPTGKANGRGAYICKSAECLKKAIKSKALNKAFKMEVPQEVYERLLTELEDYE; encoded by the coding sequence TTGCAGAAAGTAAAAAAAGTACCTCAGAGAAAATGTATAGCTTGTCAGGAAAGAGATTCTAAAAAAGGTCTTATAAGAATAGTTAAAAATAAAGAAGGCGAAATATTTTTAGATCCAACAGGTAAGGCAAATGGTAGAGGAGCTTATATTTGCAAAAGTGCCGAGTGCCTTAAAAAAGCTATAAAAAGTAAAGCGCTAAATAAAGCTTTTAAAATGGAAGTACCACAAGAAGTATATGAAAGATTACTTACGGAGTTAGAAGATTATGAATAA
- the nusA gene encoding transcription termination factor NusA, producing MNQEFLNALNEIVETKGIDKEVLIDTIEQALLTAYKKNFGQARNVEVEFDRDNGDIKVYSTRTVVDESDYYDSFLEIELSEARKISPSYEIGDVIRNEVTPSNFGRIAAQTAKQVVVQRLREAEREIVYNEFMERESEIVDGEITRATPSVVYVDLGKIEGVMPRSEKIDNETYKEGQRIKVYVVEVKKGSKGPQIIVSRSNKGLVGRLFELEVPEIEQGIVQIKSIAREAGSRTKMAVKSLDDKIDPIGACVGPKGSRVKNIVDELGDEKIDIIKYSDDFAEYISASLSPSKVVKVEVNEEEKSALVVVPDYQLSLAIGKDGQNARLAAKLTGWKIDIKSESQYEEDLANGVYDKKEESELEFNDEFADFSDEDLFADDIEEKEETVEE from the coding sequence ATGAATCAGGAATTTTTAAACGCATTAAACGAGATAGTAGAAACTAAAGGCATAGACAAAGAAGTACTTATAGATACTATCGAACAGGCTCTTTTAACAGCTTATAAGAAAAACTTTGGACAGGCGCGGAATGTTGAAGTAGAATTTGACAGAGATAATGGAGATATAAAAGTATACTCTACTAGAACTGTAGTTGATGAATCTGACTACTATGACAGTTTCTTAGAAATAGAACTTTCAGAAGCTAGAAAAATAAGCCCAAGCTACGAAATAGGAGATGTTATAAGAAATGAAGTAACTCCAAGTAACTTTGGTAGAATAGCAGCTCAGACAGCTAAACAGGTTGTTGTTCAGAGATTAAGAGAAGCAGAAAGAGAAATAGTTTACAACGAATTTATGGAAAGAGAAAGTGAAATAGTTGATGGTGAAATAACTAGAGCTACTCCAAGCGTTGTATACGTAGACCTTGGTAAAATAGAAGGTGTTATGCCACGGAGCGAAAAAATAGACAACGAAACATACAAAGAAGGACAGAGAATAAAAGTTTACGTTGTGGAAGTTAAAAAAGGAAGCAAAGGACCTCAAATAATAGTATCAAGAAGCAATAAAGGTCTTGTTGGAAGATTATTCGAGCTTGAAGTTCCAGAAATAGAACAGGGAATAGTTCAGATAAAATCTATAGCTAGAGAAGCTGGTTCAAGAACTAAAATGGCTGTTAAATCATTAGATGATAAAATAGATCCAATAGGAGCTTGTGTAGGACCTAAAGGATCAAGAGTTAAAAATATAGTAGATGAACTTGGCGATGAAAAAATAGATATAATAAAATACAGCGATGATTTTGCTGAATATATATCTGCATCACTAAGCCCATCAAAAGTTGTTAAAGTAGAAGTTAATGAAGAAGAAAAATCTGCATTAGTAGTTGTACCAGATTACCAGCTTTCATTAGCAATAGGTAAAGATGGACAGAATGCTAGATTAGCAGCTAAACTTACTGGATGGAAAATAGATATAAAAAGCGAATCTCAGTATGAAGAAGATTTAGCAAATGGTGTATACGATAAAAAAGAAGAAAGCGAATTAGAATTCAATGATGAATTTGCAGATTTCTCAGATGAAGATTTATTCGCAGATGATATAGAAGAAAAAGAAGAAACTGTAGAAGAATAG
- a CDS encoding ribosome maturation factor RimP, protein MKKSEIVDRVEKMVTAITDEKGYETVDVEYVKEAGQFYLRVVVDKEGGISLNECEEVSRELSPKLDENDFIEENYYLEVSSPGIDRALKRDKEFVKYKGRDVEIKLYKAIDGVKQFEGELVGLDEENNIVVIINNEEMKFNRKDVAIIRLAIKF, encoded by the coding sequence ATGAAAAAAAGTGAAATAGTGGATAGAGTTGAGAAAATGGTAACTGCTATAACAGACGAAAAAGGCTACGAAACGGTAGATGTTGAGTATGTTAAAGAAGCAGGACAGTTCTATTTAAGAGTAGTTGTTGACAAAGAAGGTGGAATATCTCTTAACGAATGTGAAGAGGTAAGTAGAGAATTAAGTCCAAAACTTGACGAAAATGATTTTATAGAAGAAAATTATTATCTTGAAGTATCTTCTCCTGGAATTGATAGAGCACTAAAAAGAGACAAAGAATTTGTTAAATACAAAGGAAGAGATGTGGAAATAAAGCTTTATAAAGCTATAGATGGTGTTAAACAGTTCGAAGGAGAACTAGTAGGTTTAGATGAAGAAAATAATATAGTTGTTATCATAAATAATGAAGAAATGAAATTCAATAGAAAGGACGTTGCAATAATAAGATTAGCTATAAAATTCTAA
- a CDS encoding PolC-type DNA polymerase III: MESLKECMIKMDISNTSLIKKMEDVYIKKVIYFKENKTVYFYLSSKDVVPYEYLERAQREIKAKNKYFKEIKFKIEYTGFERKTEKDIMKKYWPNIVYILKSICPSISGWQKEIEYLCIDNKLKIKIPKGIFYQRIMNKNITTTLKHTISEEFGIDMDIEIESAVDEKVDRKKLVEKIDREFNEKIMILEKENRNKTSESEEESGYVIKDEKDENMIYGENVNVLTEKIENLDSNSGTVGIEGTIFNIEIKELRNGKILLMLMVTDYTSSITCKIFLTDTNKDWVLGKISKGMYIKIKGDVLYDTFQREISMTISGMRKEEREERKDTAEKKRVELHAHTQMSSMDAICSVKGLVSRAAKWGHPAIAITDHGVVQGFPDAMNAAKKEGIKVLYGVEGYLTEDNKDAIEDANDKSLSQEFVVFDLETTGFSNINDKITEIGAVKIRDFEIVDRFSELVNPEKDISYRVQELTGITNEMVKDKPTIEEILPKFMEFVGDDVLVAHNADFDTGFIMQKCKEQGLEYKNKKVDTLMLARIMLPNLKRYKLDKVAKEVGVQLLNHHRAVDDAEATANIFIKFLGMLKKQGVEKLSDVNTVLGKVDYTKLKTHHITLIAKNQTGIKNLYKIVSDAHVNHFYRAPRILQSVLDEYREGIIVGSACEAGVVYDAVKKRLPDEEMEKIIAPYDYIEVMPIDNNRFMIDNGDVEDEDELKEINKRVVETAKKFGKIPVATGDVHFLDKHDAVLRRVLKFSQGFKLDDEETYLHFRTTDEMLDEFSYLGEELAYEVVVENTNLIADMVEDVKPIPDETYPPVIEGSDVELREMCFKKAVDIYGDPLPEIVEKRLNRELNSIIGNGYAVMYIIAQKLVAKSLSDGYLVGSRGSVGSSFAATMSDITEVNPLPAHYVCPNKECKYSYFYAIGEWGSGIDLPDKVCPKCGEKLIKNGHDIPFEVFLGFEGDKEPDIDLNFSGSYQPVIHKYTEELFGEGHVYRAGTIGTVAEKTAFGYAKKYVEENDIEVPSAEVLRLAEGCTGVKRTSGQHPGGVMVIPDYKDVYDFTPIQYPANDVNCGVITTHFDYHSISGRILKLDILGHDGPTIIRMLEDITGITITDIPLDDPATMSLFTSTEALGVTPEEIDCEIGCLAIPEFGTKFVRQMLLDTKPTTFAELVRISGLSHGTDVWVNNAQDLVRENIVGLKEVISTRDDIMNYLIFKGLQPKMSFTIMESVRKGRGLKPEHEAAMIENNVPDWYINSCKKIKYMFPKAHAVAYVMTSFRLAYCKVHYPEAFYATYFTTKVEDFDADLIIKGYDAIKAKKKEIEELGNDATQKEKGMYIILEVAQEMYARGIKIAPVDIYKSSATEFEVIGPGLLRPPMTALQGVGENAAIHIVEERENGEFISKEDFRKRTKISRTVVETLDKHGSLGSMSDKNQLSLF; the protein is encoded by the coding sequence TTGGAGAGCTTAAAGGAATGTATGATAAAAATGGATATAAGCAATACTTCTCTTATAAAAAAGATGGAAGATGTTTATATAAAGAAAGTTATCTACTTTAAAGAAAATAAAACTGTATATTTTTATCTATCTTCTAAAGACGTTGTTCCATATGAGTATTTAGAAAGAGCTCAAAGGGAGATAAAGGCTAAGAATAAATACTTTAAAGAGATAAAATTTAAGATAGAGTATACAGGCTTTGAGAGAAAAACAGAAAAAGATATAATGAAAAAATATTGGCCGAATATAGTATATATACTAAAGAGTATCTGCCCATCTATATCTGGGTGGCAGAAAGAGATTGAGTATTTATGCATAGATAATAAGCTCAAGATAAAGATTCCAAAGGGGATATTTTATCAAAGAATTATGAATAAGAATATCACTACAACTCTAAAGCATACAATAAGCGAGGAGTTTGGAATTGATATGGATATTGAAATCGAGAGCGCAGTCGATGAAAAGGTTGATAGAAAGAAATTAGTTGAAAAAATAGATAGAGAATTCAATGAAAAGATTATGATTCTCGAAAAAGAAAATAGAAATAAAACTAGTGAGTCCGAAGAAGAAAGCGGATATGTTATAAAAGATGAGAAGGACGAAAATATGATTTATGGAGAAAATGTAAACGTCCTTACAGAAAAAATAGAAAACCTAGATAGCAATTCTGGAACTGTAGGTATAGAGGGAACTATATTTAATATAGAAATAAAAGAGCTTAGAAATGGTAAAATCCTTCTAATGCTTATGGTTACAGACTACACAAGTTCTATAACTTGTAAAATATTCCTTACTGATACTAATAAAGATTGGGTACTTGGAAAAATAAGCAAGGGTATGTATATAAAGATAAAGGGAGATGTGCTTTATGATACATTCCAGAGAGAGATAAGTATGACAATCAGCGGTATGAGAAAGGAAGAAAGAGAAGAAAGAAAAGATACTGCTGAGAAGAAAAGAGTGGAACTACACGCACATACTCAGATGTCCTCAATGGACGCAATTTGCTCAGTTAAAGGACTTGTATCTCGTGCTGCAAAATGGGGACATCCTGCTATTGCAATAACTGACCACGGTGTTGTACAGGGATTCCCAGATGCTATGAATGCAGCTAAAAAAGAAGGGATAAAGGTGCTTTATGGGGTTGAAGGTTATCTAACAGAGGATAATAAAGACGCCATAGAGGATGCAAATGATAAGAGTTTATCTCAGGAGTTTGTAGTATTCGATTTGGAAACCACAGGTTTTTCAAATATAAACGATAAGATAACAGAAATAGGTGCTGTTAAGATAAGAGACTTTGAGATTGTGGATAGATTTAGTGAGCTTGTAAATCCAGAAAAGGATATATCTTATAGAGTGCAAGAGCTTACAGGAATTACAAATGAAATGGTAAAAGACAAGCCTACAATTGAAGAAATACTTCCTAAGTTTATGGAGTTTGTGGGAGATGATGTATTGGTTGCTCATAATGCGGACTTCGATACAGGATTTATTATGCAGAAGTGTAAGGAGCAGGGATTGGAGTATAAGAATAAAAAGGTAGATACACTGATGCTTGCTAGAATTATGCTTCCTAATTTAAAAAGATATAAGCTAGACAAGGTTGCAAAAGAGGTCGGCGTGCAGTTACTTAACCACCATAGGGCTGTAGATGATGCCGAGGCAACTGCAAATATATTTATAAAATTCCTTGGAATGTTAAAAAAACAAGGTGTTGAAAAATTATCCGATGTAAATACAGTACTTGGAAAGGTTGATTATACAAAACTAAAGACTCATCATATAACATTGATTGCAAAGAATCAGACTGGTATCAAAAATCTTTATAAGATTGTATCTGATGCGCATGTTAATCATTTTTACAGAGCACCGAGAATCCTTCAAAGTGTATTAGATGAATATAGAGAGGGAATTATTGTAGGATCTGCTTGTGAAGCAGGAGTTGTATACGATGCTGTTAAGAAAAGACTTCCAGATGAAGAAATGGAAAAGATTATAGCTCCATATGACTATATTGAAGTAATGCCGATAGATAATAATAGATTTATGATAGATAATGGAGATGTTGAGGACGAAGATGAGTTAAAGGAAATCAACAAAAGAGTTGTAGAAACTGCCAAGAAATTTGGCAAAATTCCTGTAGCTACTGGAGATGTTCATTTCTTAGATAAACACGATGCGGTACTTAGAAGGGTGCTTAAATTCTCTCAAGGATTTAAGTTAGATGATGAGGAAACTTATCTCCATTTTAGAACTACTGACGAGATGTTAGACGAGTTTTCTTATTTAGGAGAAGAACTTGCTTATGAGGTTGTTGTAGAAAATACAAACCTTATAGCTGATATGGTAGAGGATGTTAAACCGATACCAGATGAAACTTATCCACCAGTAATTGAAGGTTCAGATGTCGAACTTAGAGAGATGTGCTTTAAAAAGGCTGTGGATATTTATGGAGATCCACTTCCAGAGATAGTAGAAAAAAGGCTTAATAGAGAGCTAAACTCTATAATCGGTAATGGTTATGCGGTGATGTATATAATTGCACAGAAGCTAGTTGCAAAATCACTTTCAGATGGATACCTTGTTGGTTCAAGGGGTTCTGTTGGTTCTTCATTTGCAGCTACAATGAGTGATATAACAGAGGTTAACCCACTTCCAGCTCATTATGTTTGTCCGAATAAAGAGTGTAAGTATTCGTACTTCTATGCTATAGGTGAATGGGGATCTGGAATAGATTTACCGGATAAAGTTTGTCCAAAATGTGGTGAAAAACTTATAAAGAATGGGCATGATATACCTTTTGAAGTTTTCTTAGGATTTGAAGGGGATAAAGAACCAGATATAGACCTTAACTTCTCTGGTTCATATCAGCCAGTTATACATAAGTATACTGAGGAGCTATTTGGTGAAGGTCACGTCTACAGAGCAGGTACAATTGGTACTGTTGCGGAAAAAACTGCATTTGGTTATGCAAAGAAATACGTTGAAGAAAATGATATAGAAGTTCCATCAGCTGAGGTGCTCAGACTAGCTGAGGGATGCACAGGTGTTAAGAGAACATCAGGGCAGCATCCTGGTGGGGTAATGGTTATACCAGATTACAAGGATGTTTATGATTTTACTCCAATTCAGTATCCAGCTAATGATGTAAACTGTGGAGTTATAACTACTCACTTCGATTATCATTCTATAAGTGGTAGAATTCTGAAGCTAGACATACTTGGGCACGATGGTCCGACCATTATAAGAATGCTTGAAGATATAACAGGAATAACAATAACTGATATTCCTCTTGATGACCCTGCTACAATGTCACTATTTACTTCAACTGAAGCACTTGGGGTAACTCCTGAGGAAATAGATTGTGAAATAGGATGTCTTGCAATTCCAGAATTCGGGACAAAATTCGTTAGACAGATGCTTTTAGATACTAAGCCTACTACATTTGCCGAGCTTGTCAGAATATCTGGGCTTTCTCATGGGACAGATGTTTGGGTAAACAATGCACAGGATTTGGTTAGAGAAAATATAGTTGGATTAAAAGAAGTTATATCTACACGAGACGATATAATGAACTACTTGATATTTAAAGGTCTTCAGCCTAAGATGAGTTTCACAATAATGGAGAGTGTTAGAAAAGGTAGAGGATTAAAACCAGAGCATGAGGCTGCGATGATAGAAAATAATGTTCCAGATTGGTATATAAATTCTTGTAAGAAAATAAAATACATGTTCCCTAAAGCACATGCGGTTGCATATGTTATGACTTCTTTCAGACTTGCGTATTGTAAGGTGCATTATCCAGAGGCATTCTATGCTACATACTTTACTACTAAAGTAGAGGATTTTGATGCGGATCTTATTATAAAAGGATACGATGCGATAAAGGCAAAGAAAAAAGAAATAGAAGAGCTTGGAAATGATGCAACTCAGAAAGAAAAGGGAATGTATATAATTTTAGAAGTTGCACAGGAAATGTATGCTAGGGGAATAAAAATTGCGCCTGTTGATATTTATAAGTCATCTGCAACTGAATTTGAAGTGATAGGACCTGGACTTTTAAGACCACCTATGACAGCACTTCAGGGAGTTGGAGAAAATGCAGCGATACATATTGTAGAGGAAAGAGAAAATGGAGAGTTTATTTCTAAGGAAGATTTTAGAAAGAGAACAAAGATTTCGAGAACTGTTGTTGAAACATTAGATAAACATGGCTCTCTTGGAAGTATGAGTGATAAAAATCAGCTTTCTCTATTCTAA
- a CDS encoding SH3 domain-containing protein, which produces MKKRMAAASLAMIPMLTMNVNAENIKTGIVSSAYLNVRYSPSASAKLQLVLKKGNKVTVIGEKNGWYKIKTATGKTGWVVSKYISLKADAIRKDTRGIKKIVTATTLNVRSGPDTSYTSIGKLYKNNEVDVISESNGWSKIQFGSKVGYVSSEYLKATTTDNNNSGITGNSQGTKKTIQEVTSSLLHVRNGAGGQYTKIDTLHKGDKVVVSSIENNWAKVEYDGKNGYVSSIYLKYVSDKIDDDSTDINGTASDIIQGAYTQRSQKDYSLEDMVEAQYIKGQSGGNLISRQTNRLSDILNPQESSFTTYLMRKDTRAYGAPTKEELEYYLDPSNFTSYKDGIMQFVRLDRYTDSITAKSLNNYFESRGSECIFNGKGQAFIDAAKKYNIDVLYFVSHAMWETGNGKSKLAQGQLVTSVDGVPLETPVTVYNFFGIGATDGNALEGGKMTAYKNGWTTVEKGIDGAAKWISDGYIHNSKYKQNTVYSMRWCYEYTWHQYATDVNWANGISKMMSSLMTRYGNGKNLLIDIPEYKY; this is translated from the coding sequence ATGAAAAAAAGAATGGCAGCTGCATCTCTGGCAATGATTCCTATGCTTACGATGAATGTAAATGCAGAAAATATTAAGACAGGGATTGTTAGTTCAGCGTATTTAAATGTAAGATATTCTCCTTCAGCATCAGCAAAATTACAGTTAGTACTAAAAAAAGGAAATAAGGTAACTGTAATTGGTGAAAAAAATGGTTGGTACAAGATTAAGACAGCTACTGGTAAAACAGGTTGGGTTGTTTCAAAATATATATCATTGAAAGCCGATGCTATTAGAAAAGATACTAGAGGCATAAAAAAGATAGTAACAGCGACAACATTAAATGTAAGAAGTGGACCAGATACATCATATACTTCAATAGGTAAATTATATAAAAACAATGAAGTAGATGTGATATCAGAATCTAATGGATGGTCTAAGATTCAATTTGGATCAAAAGTAGGATATGTTTCTTCAGAATACCTAAAAGCTACAACTACAGATAATAATAATTCTGGAATTACAGGTAATTCTCAAGGAACAAAAAAAACTATACAGGAAGTAACATCTTCTCTATTACATGTTAGAAATGGAGCCGGTGGTCAGTATACAAAGATAGATACACTTCATAAAGGTGATAAGGTAGTTGTTTCAAGCATTGAAAATAACTGGGCTAAGGTAGAATATGACGGGAAAAATGGATATGTATCATCTATCTATTTAAAATATGTATCAGATAAAATAGATGATGATAGCACTGATATAAATGGTACAGCTTCTGATATAATACAGGGCGCATACACTCAGAGAAGTCAGAAGGATTACTCTTTAGAGGATATGGTAGAAGCTCAGTATATAAAAGGGCAGAGTGGTGGAAATTTAATATCAAGACAGACAAATAGACTTAGCGATATATTAAACCCACAAGAAAGCTCATTTACAACATATCTTATGAGAAAAGATACTAGAGCATATGGCGCACCTACAAAAGAAGAGCTAGAATATTACCTAGATCCATCAAACTTCACTAGCTATAAAGATGGTATAATGCAGTTTGTAAGACTTGATAGATACACTGACTCTATAACTGCAAAATCATTAAACAATTACTTTGAATCTAGAGGCTCAGAATGTATATTTAATGGAAAAGGACAGGCATTTATTGATGCAGCTAAAAAATACAATATAGATGTACTTTATTTTGTATCTCATGCTATGTGGGAAACAGGTAATGGTAAATCTAAATTAGCACAAGGACAGCTTGTAACAAGTGTAGACGGAGTACCTCTTGAAACACCTGTAACAGTTTACAACTTCTTTGGAATAGGAGCTACAGATGGAAATGCACTTGAAGGCGGTAAAATGACTGCTTACAAAAATGGTTGGACTACTGTTGAAAAAGGTATAGACGGAGCTGCAAAATGGATTTCTGATGGATATATACATAACTCTAAATATAAACAGAATACAGTTTATTCTATGAGATGGTGCTATGAATATACTTGGCATCAGTATGCGACAGATGTAAACTGGGCTAATGGAATATCAAAGATGATGTCATCGCTTATGACAAGATATGGAAATGGTAAAAATCTTTTAATAGATATTCCGGAATATAAATATTAA